CAATCTTTACAAGTTCGACCTTGTCGAACTGATGGCCGCGCTTTATACCCTTGGTGTCCTTGCCTGCGGAAAGCTGCTCTTTTCTAAAACAAGCCGTATAAGCCGCATGTTTTATAGGAAGCTTATCCATCGGCAGTATTTCGTTCCTATACATATTTGTTACCGGAACTTCTGCCGTCGGAACGAACCACATTCCTGAATCTTCGTCCTTATAAAGATTATCGGAAAACTTGGGAAGCTGCCCCGTTCCGGTCAGGCATTCTTCGTTTACCATGAACGGCGGATACACTTCTTCGTAATCGTGATAATTTACATGGGTATCAAGCATAAAATTAATCAGCGCCCTTTGAAGTTTTGCCAATCCCTTTTTTAAAACGTAAAAACGGGTACCGGAAATTTTAACTCCCCTTTCGAAGTCTATTAAATCTCTTTTTTCGCCGATATCGTAATGAGTTTTGGGTTCAAATTCAAATTTTTTCTTTTCGTTAAAATATGCTATGGGAGTGTTTTCGGAATCGTCTTTTCCGACGGGCACTTCCGGATCGGGAATATTAGGCACGTTAAGCATAAGCGAATTAAGCCTTTCTTCTACGGCATTTAACTCGTCTTCTTGAACTTTAATCAGTTCGTTTATCTTTTTTACTTCTTCTTTTTTAATTAAAACGACTTCTGCATTTTTTTCCGAAGCTATTTCTTTTGAAAGCGTTTTTCTTGTATTCCTTAAATTTTCCGAATCGTATAAAAGTTTCCTTTTAACTTCGTCTAATTCAAAAATTTCGTCTATGGGAACGGAAACAAAAAGTTTTTCCATTTCCTTTTTAACGTATTCTTTCTGTTCCCTTATGAGCTTTATGTCTATCATATTTTATTTTTTAAGATTAACTTTTGTTATAAGTTTAATATATTAATATTTTTAAATCAAAATATCAATCAGGAATCTAATAAAATATTTACGTTATCGTTGCTTACTTCCGCAAATCCGCCGCTTAAAACTTCAATTTCTTTAATAGTTCCGTCCGTTTTGTATTTTATTAAGCCCTTCACTAAGTTAGATATAAAATTAACGTGTTTAGGCATAACCCCTTCTATGCCTGACTGCGCGGGAAGTTCGCAAAAATCCGTTTCGCCTTCAAAAATCAGCTTTTTTTTATCCGCTATTTTTAATTTTAACAAGATTTATTTACCTAATTCTTTAGCTTTTTCTATTACTTCGTCTATAGTGCCGGCCATATAAAAAGCCTGCTCCGGCAGTTCATCGTGTTTGCCGTCTAAAATTTCTTTAAAACCGCGTATCGTTTCTTTTAAAGGTACGTATCTTCCGGGAAAACCGGTAAAAACTTCCGCTACAAAAAAAGGCTGGGAAAGAAATCTCTGTATTCTTCTTGCCCTGTTTACTATCAGCTTATCTTCTTCCGAAAGTTCGTCCATGCCGAGGATCGCTATTATATCCTGTAGTTCTTTATATTTCTGAAGGACGGCCTGAACTCTTCTCGCTACGGCATAATGTTCTTCACCTATAATGTTTGCGTCTAACGCCCTTGACGTAGAATCGAGCGGATCAACCGCCGGGTAAATGCCAAGATCGACTATCTGTCTGGAAAGAACCGTAGTCGCGTCTAAATGGGCAAAGGTAGTCGCCGGAGCAGGGTCGGTCAAATCGTCCGCCGGAACGTAAACCGCTTGAACTGAAGTAATAGAGCCTTTTTTTGTGCTTGTTATTCTTTCCTGAAGTTCGCCCATATCCGTCGCAAGAGTAGGTTGGTAGCCGACTGCGGAAGGTATTCTTCCGAGAAGCGCGCTTATTTCCGAATTTGCCTGCGCAAACCTGAAAATATTATCTATAAAAACTAATACATCCTGTCTTTCTTCGTCCCTGAAATATTCGGCCATAGTAAGAGCGGACAGCGCAACCCTTGCCCTTGCCCCGGGCGGTTCGTTCATCTGTCCGTAAACAAGTACCGCTTTATCCAAAACTTTCGATTCTTTCATCTCCGTCCAAAGGTCTGTTCCTTCCCTCGTTCTTTCTCCGACGCCTGCAAATACGGAAAAACCCCCATGCTCTATTGCGATATTGTGAATAAGTTCCATGACTAAAACTGTTTTGCCAACCCCGGCTCCGCCGAACAACCCCGCCTTACCGCCCTTTAAGTATGGCTCCAGCAGGTCTATAACTTTAATGCCGGTTTCTAATATTTCCACGTTTGTGGACTGTTCTTCAAAAGTCGGAGCGGGTCTGTGTATAGGAAGCCTGGATTTAAAATGAGCTTCCGGCAGTTCGTCGACCGGTTCTCCCACTACGTTGAATATTCTGCCCAGTACTTCTCTTCCTACCGGAACGGTTATCTTGTTTCCCGTATCCGTTACTTTTATTCCGCGCGACAAGCCGTCCGTAGAATCTAAAGCTATGCACCTGACCATATCTTCGCCCAGATGCTGGGTTACTTCCAAAACTAAATTGTTTTCTTTATCGTTTATAGCAGGATTAGTCAAATACAGCGCATTGAAAATAGGCGGCAGTTTTTTATTTTCAAACTTGACGTCTATAACCGGGCCGACTACCTGGGCAACATAACCTTCATTCATGTATAAATTCTCCCGATAATTTAAAAATTAAAAATTTATTTTACCGCGTTAACTCCGTTTATAATATCTAAAATTTCGAGGGTGACCGCCGTCTGTCTGGCTTTGTTATAAGCTATCGTCAGTTTATTTATTAATTTTCCTGCATTCCTCGTAGCATTATCCATTGCGTTCATTCTCGACGCCTGCTCTCCGGCAAAAGATTCCAAAATTTTATAATAAATTTTAGTCCGAAAATAATTATTAAAAATTTTATCGATTACTTCATTTTCATAATCGACGGTTTCTTCTATTAAATAGCCCCCGCTTTTACTGGATTTATTCCCGTCTGCGGCTTCAAAAGGCAGAAGTTTTTCCGAATATGCCCTCTGCTGAATGGTAGAAATATAACGGTTCGATATTATATAAACTCCGTCTATCTCCTTATTTTTAAAATCTTTTATAACGGTATCGCATAAAAGCTCCGTAATATTCATTATTGAATCGCCGTCCGAATATAACATTCCGAAAACAATATTATAGTTATTTTTTTTAAAAAAATCATACGCTTTTTTGCCCAGAACATATAATTTTATTTTGCCTTCATCTAATCCTTTGCTTTTAATTTCTTCTTTAAATAGTCTAAACAGATTTATATTGAAAGAACCGCAAAGACCCCTGTCTGTAGAGATTATTACTATTCCGATATTTCTGCCGGCATTTCCCTCATTTTTTCCGTAAAAAGAATGAAGACACAGTACGCTATTGTTTTTAATGTTATCGACAACATTGTCGTAAATCGATGCATAAGCTTTATATTCGTTCATAGCCGCCTGATTTTTTTTGAACTTTGAACCGGCAACCATTTTCATAGCCTTAGTAATCTGCCTCGTATTTTTAATGCTGGAGATTTTTCTTTTTATAGATTTTAAATTAGGCATAAATTATCAGTCTTCTACGAAAATTTTTTTAAAATTGTCCAATGCCGTTAAAATCTTTGTTTTTAGAGTATCGTCAATAGATTTTTTTTCTCTGATATCGGAATATATTTCTGGATAATTATTTTCTATATAGTAAAGCAGTTCTTCTTCATATTTTTTTATAGACGTAAGTTTATAATCCTGCAGATAGCCGCTATTTGCGGCAAACAGTATAACGACCTCTTTCTCGACCGGCATCGGACTATACTGGGGCTGTTTAAGAAGTTCGGACATCATTCTGCCCCGCATAAGCATTTCCTGCGTAGTTTTATCAAGGTCGGCGCCGAACTGCGAAAATGCCGCCAGTTCCCTGTATTGAGCAAGCGAAAGCCTTAAACCTCCGGAAACCTGTTTCATAGCTTTAATTTGTGCGTCTCCTCCAACTCTCGAAACTGAAAGCCCCGCGTTGACGGCGGGTCTCGTTCCCGCATAAAACAGGTCGGTTTCTAAAAAAATCTGCCCGTCGGTAATCGATATGACGTTGGTCGGAATATAAGCCGATACGTCTCCCGCCTGCGTTTCAATTATCGGCAAAGCGGTGAGCGACCCTCCGCCATGGGCATGATTTAATTTTGCCGCTCTTTCGAGCAGTCTTGAATGCAAATAAAAAACGTCGCCCGGATATGCTTCCCTGCCGGGCGGTCTTCTTAAGAGCAGCGAAAGTTCTCTGTATGCTACCGCATGTTTTGATAAATCGTCGTAAATTATTAAGCAGTGCATACCGTTGTCTCTAAAATATTCGCCCATAGTGGCTCCGGTATAAGGAGCAAAATATTGCAATGCCGCAGGGTCGCTTGCGTTAGCCGCTATTATAGTGGTATATTCCATTGCGCCTGAACTCATAAGGCGGTCGTAAATAAACGAAATACTAGACTGTTTCTGCCCTATTCCGACGTATATACAGTAAACTCCGGAATCTTTCTGATTTAATATAGTATCGATTGCTATAGCGGTCTTGCCGGTCTGCCTGTCACCGATGATAAGCTCTCTCTGTCCTTTTCCGATAGGTATTAATGAATCGATAACTTTTATACCGGTATATAAAGGTTCGTTAACTTTCTGCCTCTGGACTATTCCGGGTGCTTTTTTTTCTATATTATAGTATTTTTCGGCCTGCACCGGACTTTTTCCATCTATAGGCCTTCCTAGTCCGTCTAAAACTCGCCCTATAATTCCTTTGCCTACGGGAACTTCGGCAATTTTTCCGGTTCTTTTTACGGTATCTCCCTCTTTTACCAAAAATTCTTCTCCGAGAACGATAACGCCGGCGTTATCTTCTTCCAGATTTAAAACATATCCGTAAACGTCGGGGGTAAATTCAAGCATTTCTCCTATTACAGCGTTTTTAATGCCGTATATTCTCGCAACGCCGTCTCCGACGGATAAAACCACGCCTACTTCGCTGATATCGATGCTTTTGGTATAAGATTCTATCTTACTTTTTATAATATCGGTAATTTCAGTAGGCTTAATTGCCATTAATAATAGCTCCTTGCTTTAAGTATTTATAAAAATTATCCAAACGGGTTTTTATACTTGAATCGTATAAAACGTTATCTATATTTATAATGTAACCGCCTACGATATTTTCGTCTATTTCGGACTTAATAGATACGGTTTTTTTTAGCGCTTTTTCTATTATCGCGATAAGTTTGCTTTTTTCTTCCGGTTTTAGTTCTTTTGCGGAAATAACTTTTACTTTCAATATATTATTGCGGTTATCGCGCAGATTTGAATATTCCGTAAAAATTTTAGGAAGATACTCTATTCTTTCCTGTTCTATTAAAAAATGAAGGAAATTTATAAAATACTCGTTAAAAGAAAGTTCTTTGCTCAGTAATTTTATAACTTCAAATCTTTCCTGTTTATCTATGTATGTCTGCGAAATAAATTCTTTAAGGCATAGCTTTTCGTAACAAAAATTAATAAACTTATTGAAGTCGTTAAAAATTTCATCGACTATGTGAAAATTTGCGGCTACGTCGAATAGAGCCGAACTATAGCGCTTACTTATCTGACTGTCTTGCAAATCCTTCCTCTTGTGCTTTAAGAAAATTTTCGTTTAATTTATTATCGCTGTCGGATTCTATCTTCTTTTTTATCTTTTCGTTTGCGGTTTGAAAAGACTTGCCTATCATTTCTTCCAGAAGCTTTTTCCTGTGATTGTCTATTTCGGCTTTTGCATGTTCTAAATAAGCATTGACGATTTTATCGGCGGTCATTTCGGCGTTTTTAATGATCAAATTTTTTTCCGCTGCCGCTTCTTTTATTGCGTCTTCTCTAATTTCACGCATCTCTTTTCTTGCTTTCTCAAGTTCGGCTTTAGCCTCTTGATATATCTCTTTAGCTTTTTTTTCATATTCCTTGGCTTTTTCGAGATGGGATTCTATGTCGTGCCGCCTGCCGCCCAGAAATGTTATGCCGTATTTAATATAAATATAAGCTATTCCTACAGCAAGTATAATAGTATCAAATATTCGCCAGAAGATTTCGATATTCATAAATTTATAATTTTTTTTGATATTAAATCGGCAATTTCTTCGGATTTCAACATATAATCTTTTATTAAATCGTTTTTTTCTTTATCGAAGTTTTTAAGCGCCTCGGTTAAATTTTCCGACGCTTTTTTTCTGGCTTCGGCAATTATTCTATGCGCTTCGGCTAAACCTTCTTTTTTGTAAGATTCGCGAATACCGTTTAATTCTATTTTTAATTTATTTTTTTCCTGCTCGGCAGATTCATATAATTTTTTAGTTAAATCTTCGAAATTTTCTTTGCCGTCTTTATGGGTGGATAAAATGGTTTCCCGTTCTTTAAGAATTTTTCTTATAGGTTTAAACAAAAAAAGGTTTAAAAGATAAGTAAAAATTAAAAACGAGACGGCTTCAAATAAAAGCCCCTGCCAAGTAATGACTAATTCTGGCATACGATGTTTATATTTTATATTTTTATTATTATATCAATTTTTATTTATAAATTCTATAATTCTTTCAAGCTCTTCGCCCGAATAAAATTCTATTTCTATTCTGCCTTTAAGCTCGCTTCCTTTGCTCTTATAATTAATTTTAACTTTAGTCTGAAGTTTTTCAAGCAGTTCTTCTTCATAACCTTTAATCTGATATGATACCGATATATCCTTTGTCGGCTTCTTTTCTTTATTTTTTGATTTAAGCTCTCTGACCTTGCGCTCCGTTTCCCTTACGTTTAATTTTTCGCCGGAAATCGTATTTAACAGCATGCCGGCTTCATCGTCGGACAACCCTACAAGATTTCTTGCATGCGAAGGAGTTATTTTCCCGTAAATAAGCTCTTTTTTGACTTCATCGGGCAGGGAAAGAAGCCTCAGCATATTGGTAATAGTAGCCCTGTCTTTCCCGACTTTCGCCGCAAGTTCTTCATGCGTAAGCTTGTATTCTTCTATAAGCCGCATATAACAGTTTGCTTCTTCAATGACGTTTAAATCCTGTCTCTGTATGTTTTCTATTAATGCAATTTCAAGTGCCGCCGCACCGGAAATGTCTTTAATGATTGCCGGAACTTTTTTAAACGCAAGCTCAACGGCGGCTCTGTATCTCCTTTCTCCGGCTATTAAATCGTATCCGCCTTCTTTTTTAGATTTCGCAACTATTAAAGGCTGAATTATGCCGTTTTCTTTAATCGAGTTTTTCAACTCGACAAGCTTATCTTTATCGAAATACTGCCTTGGCTGATATACGCCGGTATTAATTTTATCTATTTCTATTTCAAAAACGGAAAACTTATCGTCTATACCGGGCATATTCTCTTTTATGTTGAAATCGGTTAACAGCGCCCCGAGCCCTCTGCCCAGCACATTTTTTTTAATATGTTTTGCTTTTTCTTCCATATTATTAGTCCTTATTTAAGTTTATGCCGCTTTAGATAAAAACTCTTTTGTAAGTTCTAGATAGTAAACCGCACCTTTTGAATTTATGTCGTATAGAATTATGGGCTTTCCGAAACTGGAACTTTCCGGAAGTTTTACGTTTCTCGGTATAACGTTTTCGTAAATTTTCTTTCCGAAATATTTTTTAACTTCGCTTACGATTTGATTTGTAAGGTTGGCTCTTCCGTCGAACATAGTAAACAAAACCCCTTCTACGCATAAATTTTTGTTTAATCTTTGATTGACTAATTTTATAGTCTGCATAAGCCGAGATATCCCTTCTAAAGAATAGTACTCGCACTGCATAGGAATTAAAACGCTGTCCGAAGCGGTCAGTGCATTAATAGTCAAAAGCCCTAAAGAAGGCGGGGTATCGATAAAAATATAATCATAATCGTCTTTTATTTTATTTATAATATTTTTTTTAAAAAAATACTCTCTTTCCTTAACGTTTACGAGTTCTACCTCTATGCCGGCAAGGTCTGAATTTGCGGGCATTAAATAAAGATTTTTCATCTGCGTACGATAAACTGCATCGACTACTTCGGCCGTGCCTGCAAGACATTCATAAACGGTAGGTTTTCCGTTATCGGCGGAAATGTTTAACCCGCTTGTGGCATTCGCCTGAGGGTCCGCATCTATCAGCAGCACCTTTTTCTCGTATGCAGATAAGCATGCGGCAATATTAACAGCGGTAGTAGTTTTGCCCACTCCGCCTTTCTGATTTGAAATACATACTACTTTTGACATAAAATTAACCCGCAAACATCATTTATATATATAATCAAAAAATTACGGAATAATTATATCATTAATTAAATTTAATTCCAATTTATTCTCGTTTAATTTTAAGAATATAATTGTTTCACGTGAAACAATTATATTCTTTCACATTAATGCTATAAGCTTTCCGCAAATAAACCCTGCGGCGGCGGCGGCTCCGCCTATCAAAACCATTTCGGAAGCGCTTTTTAATCTGCCTGTCTTAGTTACTTTTGCTTTGGCAAGTCCGGTAAAGGCAAGAACGACGACGGTAAAAATAATTGAAACGGAAACTGCCGTTAATGAATGTTTAATAAAGAAAAAAGGCAACAGAGGCGGAATACCGCCTGCTAAAAAAGATAATCCGGTATATGATGCTATTTTTATCGGGTTTTCATAGTAATCTTTGCTTATCCCAAGTTCGTCCTGAACCATAAAATCAAGCAGTATTTTTTTATCCGACATAAGTTTTTTAACTATAGGCTTTATTTCTTCTACCGTAAATCCTTTATCTTGGTATATTTCATATATTTCTTCAATTTCATGTTCCGGATTTTCTTTAATTTCCCTTATCTCCCTGTTGATTTCTTTCTGGTAAAATTCGTTCTGCGATTTTGTGGCAAGATAAGCTCCAAAAAACATCGAAACTGTACCTGCGACGATTTCCGCGGCGCCGGACATTAAAACAATTTTTAAGTTTATCAATGCGCCGGTGACGCCGGCTATAAAACCGACCGTAGTAACTAAACCGTCGTTAATTCCAAATACGAATTCTCTTATCAATCTGCCTTCCGGCGTATGCCAGTCTTCGTTATGAAATCTTTTTAACGGATCCAATTATTGCCTCCCATATAGCCTTTTAAGCGTTCTTTCCCTGCCCATAAATTTTATAATTTTAAGAATTGACGGGCCGTCCGGCCGTCCTGTTATGCAAAGCCTTAACGTTTCATAGCAGTCTTTTAAGGTTTTGCCGCTTTCGGAAACAGATTCTTTAACGGCATTTTTTATTGCATTTTCGTCGAATTTATCGGATTTTATTTTTTGAAGATTATCTAAAAGCGTTTCTTTTAATTTAATATCATATTTAATTTCCTGCGTTTCTGTCTTAAAATCTTCAAAAAATATCTTAATTGCGGCTAAAATTTCTTTAACGGTCTTAAACTCGTTTTTTAAAAAATCTATTATTTCGACGAATACTGTTTCTCCGTAAGATTCTTGTAGTTTTTTAAGCGTTTCTTCCGAATTAAATTTTTCGATTAAAATCTTTATCAATCTTTCGGTTTTTATACTCTGCAGCCATTTTTCGTTTATGTGTTTTAATTTTTCTTCGCTAAAGATTGCGCTGGAACCCCTTACTTTTTTTATGTCAAAAAGCTCCGCAATTTCTAAAATATCGGAAAATATCTCTTTTTCCGATATTTTTTCTTTGCCGTTTTCAAATTGACGGACGGTAAAAGTATTGCCGGTTACCGCAAGGTAATTTAATATCGCTTCGGGAAGATAGCCTTCTTTCTTATAATATTCGATATTTGCCGCCGCATCTCTTTTCGACATAATTTTGCCGTCTTTTCCGTACAAAAGTGAAATATGCGCAAAAACAGGCGGGATTTTATCTAAAGCGTTAAGAATTAAAATCTGTTTAGGCGTATTGCTTATATGGTCTTCGCCCCTTATTACGTGGGTTATTCCGATATCGTAATCGTCTATTATAGAGGCGAAATTATACGTAAACCTGTTATGCTCCGTTTTTAAAATAAAATCGCCTATAAGTTTCGGATTAAACGAAAGCAGTCCGTGAACGGCGTCTTCAAATTCTACGGCTTTAAAATTTCCTCCCGCTTTTAAAACTTTGGCTATATTTAAACGAATTGACGGATATATGCCCCGTTCTTTAAACTGACCGCTTAATTTTTCTTTTTCGTAGCTTGAAAGATTTGCGCATCTGCCGTTATATATATAAGGTTTTTTTGACTTAACGGCAATTTCTTTGGACATTAAAATTTCTTTTTCGGTGCAAAAGCATTCATATATAAGGTCTTTTTCTTTCAGAACTTCAAGATATTTTTCGTAAACCTTCGTCCTTTCGGACTGCCTGTAAAAACCGTCGTATTTAATTCCAAACCAATTTAAATCTTTAATAATTTCGGTTTCATACTCTTTTTTGCTTCTCGCTCTATCCGTATCGTCTATTCTTAGGATAAATTCACCGCCGTATTTTAGGGCAAAAATATAATTAAAAAAGGCTGTCCTCACCCCTCCTATGTGTAAATTCCCCGTAGGACTCGGCGCAAAACGAACCCTGACTCCGTCCGCTTTTAAATTTTCTTTCATTTTTATTAATTATATTGATTGATGCTTATTTAATTTATTTAATAGTTAAATTTGATTGCGTATAGAATAACATATATGAAAGCGGTTATTCAACAAAATCATTTAAAGGCAGGGAATATAAAAATGCGTCAGATTAATTTTACTTAAAATCTTTTATCGTTAATAATTTATTTTCGTATGCGTAAAATAAAACCTGACACATTTTTATATTATATATTGCAGTAGAATGGTTTTAATGATTACTAATTATAGTTTAACTCTTTTTTCTCCTTCATAAACATAAACTCCGTTATCGGATTCGTCCTTCGTATGGTCGTGCGAACCGTCGCAAAACGGAAAATTCTTTGATAAACCGCATGCGCATACATAAATAGGAAATTTTGCGTCTTTTTCTTCGATTGCAATAGGCAGTTTCTTTTCGTGCTTGACTAATCTGGGCATAATAAATACCTCCTTAATTAAATTAAGTTAATTTAATGTTTATAAAATTTTATCCTTAATAATAATATAATGTTTCTACGTATATATTGTCAATCAGGGATTTTAAAAATACTTAGTACTTTTTATATACTTAAATGTGGGCTGATTTTTCGATCTGTTTGATATTCTTTTTATTTTTAATCGTCCAATCGTGCAGTATTTCAATAGCATCGGTAAGTTCATTGCCGGCTTCGGTAAGACTGTATTCCACCATTATAGGTTTAATAGAAATGATTTTTCTGTTTATTGCGCCTATTTGCTCCAAAACTTCCAGCCTTTTTGAAAGTTCGCGCGAGGAAATTCCATCTATCTTTTTTTTAATTGCGTTAAATCTCATTTTTTCGCTTGAAAGTTCTTTAATTATCATCAAAGACCACTTGTTTGCAAGTACTTTAAAAGCTTCCTGCGCTGGACAATAGTTCTTATTGGTTTCGTTTTCCATAATATAAAATAATACCATTTTCTAATATAAAATGTCAATTAAGTATCTTTTATTATACTTAATAATAAAAAAATCCCTGATTGACGATTTTTATTTAATAGAATATCATTATTACATAACATATTTACATTAAGTTATTTAACTAACTTTAAATTTTTAAACGGAGGAATTATTATGAAAAAAGAATCTGTTACATTATTCTTTTTAAGATTTGTGTTATTCCTTAGCTTTTTCTATCATGGAACGGGAATTCTTTTCGACTGGTTTGACGGACCCGGAGTTAAAGGATTTGCCGGATACATGCATTTCCCTATCGCAATTGCCGTTCTTGTAGGAATTGCAGAAACTACCGGCAGTCTTGCAATGATTAGCGGAGTTTTAACAAGAATCGGCGCTATAAACATTATGCTCGTAATGCTGGGCGCCATATTTTTACTGCACCTGCCTAACGGTTTCAACATAATGGCCAACGGATACGAATATGCATTAACGGAATTTGTAATCGCTTTAAGCATATTTATTATGGGTCCCGGCGATTTTTCGCTTACTAAATTAGTTACTAAAGAAACTCCTTTTATTTTGCAGTAAAATTCTCACTTTTAATACAATGCCGGAATTGAATTCCGGCATTGCCGCAATTTTATTTTAATTCGTCCGGATTTAATGATTTTCTGTTATTCTGCCATTCTACCATCCATTGCGGATATAATTTTTTCGGCATAGTAACGTTCGACAGTTTGGAAATTTCATCTTCCGTTAAATTAATCTTTACGGAACCTAAATTGTCTTCAAGCTGAGACATCTTGTTGGCACCTACAATAACCGACGTAACGCCTTTTTGAGCCAAAAGCCAGGCAAGGGATAATTGAGCAATCGTTACGTTTTTACTTTTCGATATGCCCGTCAATACGTCTATCGCATCAAATCCCCTTTCATCAATAGGAGGAAAATTAAATTCGCTTCTTCTTGCGCCTGACGGCTTTTGATTTTGCCTTGTATATTTTCCCGTTAAAAAACCGCCGGATAAAGGAGACCATGTAAGCACCCCAAGACCTTCTTCATTGCATAAAGACAGAAGCTCATGTTCTAAATCACGTGCGGCAAGAGAATAATATGCCTGAAGAGAAACAAAGTTTGCGTAATTCTTCGCTTTTGCCAAGTATAATGCTTTCATAATATGCCGTGCCGTCCAGTTTGAAACGCCGAGATAGAGAACCTTGCCCTGCCTTACTAAATCGTTCAGGGCTTCGAGAGTTTCTTCCAATCCGCAGGACAGATCCCAGCCGTGAACCTGATAAAGGTCGATATAATCGGTTTTTAATCTTTTTAAGCTGTTATTGCACGCCTCTATAATATGTTTTCTGGAAAGACCGGCATTATTTACGTCTCCCGTGCCGTTCATCGCCGCTTCGCTAAGCGGCGAACGAACTTTCGTCGCGATAACGAATTTTTCTCTTGGAACGTTTAAGATTTTTAATGCATTGCCTAGTATCTCTTCGGACTCTCCGAACGAATACATATCCGCCGTATCGAAAAAATTTATTCCCGATTCATATGCTTTTTTAACCATTGCATTAGCGTCTTCCTGCCCTACCGCGCCTATATTCCTGAACTTAAACCCAAAAGTCATCGTTCCTAAGCAAAGCCTCGATACTTTTAGTCCTGTATTCCCCAAATTAACGTACTCCATACAAAGTCTCCTTGCATTAAAATATTATATTATTTCCGAAATGTAGAAAGATAAACGGGAAGCCCCATCTGTTCTATCTGGTCAAGATACTCCTCAAGCCTGTCTATATGTTGTTCTTCATCGTCTAAAATCGAC
The DNA window shown above is from Candidatus Acidulodesulfobacterium acidiphilum and carries:
- the atpD gene encoding F0F1 ATP synthase subunit beta — translated: MNEGYVAQVVGPVIDVKFENKKLPPIFNALYLTNPAINDKENNLVLEVTQHLGEDMVRCIALDSTDGLSRGIKVTDTGNKITVPVGREVLGRIFNVVGEPVDELPEAHFKSRLPIHRPAPTFEEQSTNVEILETGIKVIDLLEPYLKGGKAGLFGGAGVGKTVLVMELIHNIAIEHGGFSVFAGVGERTREGTDLWTEMKESKVLDKAVLVYGQMNEPPGARARVALSALTMAEYFRDEERQDVLVFIDNIFRFAQANSEISALLGRIPSAVGYQPTLATDMGELQERITSTKKGSITSVQAVYVPADDLTDPAPATTFAHLDATTVLSRQIVDLGIYPAVDPLDSTSRALDANIIGEEHYAVARRVQAVLQKYKELQDIIAILGMDELSEEDKLIVNRARRIQRFLSQPFFVAEVFTGFPGRYVPLKETIRGFKEILDGKHDELPEQAFYMAGTIDEVIEKAKELGK
- a CDS encoding ParB/RepB/Spo0J family partition protein, which translates into the protein MEEKAKHIKKNVLGRGLGALLTDFNIKENMPGIDDKFSVFEIEIDKINTGVYQPRQYFDKDKLVELKNSIKENGIIQPLIVAKSKKEGGYDLIAGERRYRAAVELAFKKVPAIIKDISGAAALEIALIENIQRQDLNVIEEANCYMRLIEEYKLTHEELAAKVGKDRATITNMLRLLSLPDEVKKELIYGKITPSHARNLVGLSDDEAGMLLNTISGEKLNVRETERKVRELKSKNKEKKPTKDISVSYQIKGYEEELLEKLQTKVKINYKSKGSELKGRIEIEFYSGEELERIIEFINKN
- the atpH gene encoding ATP synthase F1 subunit delta is translated as MFLKHKRKDLQDSQISKRYSSALFDVAANFHIVDEIFNDFNKFINFCYEKLCLKEFISQTYIDKQERFEVIKLLSKELSFNEYFINFLHFLIEQERIEYLPKIFTEYSNLRDNRNNILKVKVISAKELKPEEKSKLIAIIEKALKKTVSIKSEIDENIVGGYIINIDNVLYDSSIKTRLDNFYKYLKQGAIINGN
- a CDS encoding serine--tRNA ligase, encoding MIDIKLIREQKEYVKKEMEKLFVSVPIDEIFELDEVKRKLLYDSENLRNTRKTLSKEIASEKNAEVVLIKKEEVKKINELIKVQEDELNAVEERLNSLMLNVPNIPDPEVPVGKDDSENTPIAYFNEKKKFEFEPKTHYDIGEKRDLIDFERGVKISGTRFYVLKKGLAKLQRALINFMLDTHVNYHDYEEVYPPFMVNEECLTGTGQLPKFSDNLYKDEDSGMWFVPTAEVPVTNMYRNEILPMDKLPIKHAAYTACFRKEQLSAGKDTKGIKRGHQFDKVELVKIVAPETAKEELSSLIADAQDILNRLDLPHRLIRICTGDLSFTASEKFDIEVYAPGINEWLEVSSCSNFGTFQARRANIKFKRDNSSKAEFVSTLNGSGLALPRVMIAIIENYQTKDGFIKVPDVLKPYFGTEEFI
- the atpG gene encoding ATP synthase F1 subunit gamma, encoding MPNLKSIKRKISSIKNTRQITKAMKMVAGSKFKKNQAAMNEYKAYASIYDNVVDNIKNNSVLCLHSFYGKNEGNAGRNIGIVIISTDRGLCGSFNINLFRLFKEEIKSKGLDEGKIKLYVLGKKAYDFFKKNNYNIVFGMLYSDGDSIMNITELLCDTVIKDFKNKEIDGVYIISNRYISTIQQRAYSEKLLPFEAADGNKSSKSGGYLIEETVDYENEVIDKIFNNYFRTKIYYKILESFAGEQASRMNAMDNATRNAGKLINKLTIAYNKARQTAVTLEILDIINGVNAVK
- a CDS encoding F0F1 ATP synthase subunit epsilon, with the translated sequence MLLKLKIADKKKLIFEGETDFCELPAQSGIEGVMPKHVNFISNLVKGLIKYKTDGTIKEIEVLSGGFAEVSNDNVNILLDS
- a CDS encoding F0F1 ATP synthase subunit alpha — protein: MAIKPTEITDIIKSKIESYTKSIDISEVGVVLSVGDGVARIYGIKNAVIGEMLEFTPDVYGYVLNLEEDNAGVIVLGEEFLVKEGDTVKRTGKIAEVPVGKGIIGRVLDGLGRPIDGKSPVQAEKYYNIEKKAPGIVQRQKVNEPLYTGIKVIDSLIPIGKGQRELIIGDRQTGKTAIAIDTILNQKDSGVYCIYVGIGQKQSSISFIYDRLMSSGAMEYTTIIAANASDPAALQYFAPYTGATMGEYFRDNGMHCLIIYDDLSKHAVAYRELSLLLRRPPGREAYPGDVFYLHSRLLERAAKLNHAHGGGSLTALPIIETQAGDVSAYIPTNVISITDGQIFLETDLFYAGTRPAVNAGLSVSRVGGDAQIKAMKQVSGGLRLSLAQYRELAAFSQFGADLDKTTQEMLMRGRMMSELLKQPQYSPMPVEKEVVILFAANSGYLQDYKLTSIKKYEEELLYYIENNYPEIYSDIREKKSIDDTLKTKILTALDNFKKIFVED